A genomic window from Vagococcus sp. CY52-2 includes:
- a CDS encoding metal ABC transporter permease: MEMFSYEFMRRALIAASMMAVIAPSLGVFLVLRRQSLLADTLSHVSLAGIALGFFINVNPTVTTLIVVITSAFVLEYIKNLYKSYSEVSTAILMSGGLAVALVLMNLTKGKNSMNIQQYLFGSIVTINWQQVKILAVLLVIIIILFLVLRKPMYVLTFDEDTAHVDGLPIHILSMLFNVITGVAITVMIPIAGALLVSAIMILPATISMKIGKTFSTVILSSIVVGFIGMTSGLVTSYQLDTPPGATITLVFIAMFILINSLTNVRKKNRQISK; the protein is encoded by the coding sequence ATGGAGATGTTTTCATATGAGTTCATGAGACGCGCATTAATCGCTGCTTCCATGATGGCAGTGATTGCTCCTTCTTTAGGAGTCTTTTTGGTACTGCGTAGACAGTCCCTCTTAGCAGACACACTATCCCACGTCTCTCTTGCCGGGATTGCATTAGGTTTTTTCATTAATGTTAATCCAACTGTTACCACATTAATTGTCGTAATTACTTCTGCCTTTGTTTTAGAGTACATTAAAAATCTTTACAAGTCTTACTCAGAGGTATCTACTGCAATTTTAATGTCAGGCGGATTAGCTGTTGCTTTAGTTTTAATGAATTTAACTAAGGGTAAAAATTCCATGAATATTCAACAGTATTTATTTGGCTCTATCGTAACAATCAATTGGCAACAAGTTAAAATACTGGCTGTCTTACTAGTTATTATAATTATTTTATTTTTGGTATTGAGAAAACCAATGTATGTATTAACTTTTGACGAGGACACAGCACATGTTGACGGACTGCCAATTCATATACTATCTATGCTATTTAACGTCATTACTGGTGTCGCTATCACTGTGATGATTCCTATTGCTGGAGCCTTACTTGTTTCAGCGATTATGATTTTACCAGCCACCATCTCGATGAAGATTGGAAAAACTTTTTCCACTGTTATTTTAAGTAGCATTGTGGTTGGATTTATTGGTATGACTTCTGGTCTTGTTACATCGTATCAATTAGATACCCCACCAGGAGCAACTATTACGTTAGTCTTCATTGCGATGTTCATTCTTATTAATTCACTAACTAATGTTCGTAAAAAAAACAGACAGATTTCCAAATAA
- a CDS encoding metal ABC transporter ATP-binding protein, producing MNYIDVKHLTFYYDDEPVLEDVSYTVSPGEFVILTGENGAAKSTLIRNTLGLLKPDEGEVYISPTNINGDKLTIGYIPQQIASFNAGFPSTVLEFVQSGRFQRGKWFKRLDTIDHQHVEKALNSVGMWDMRKKRIGDLSGGQKQRVCLARVFATDPDLFVLDEPTTGMDESSRNDFYKLLQHSVKEHNKAILMVTHDHEEIKEYMDRHIHLVRKEETEWRCFHMSS from the coding sequence ATGAACTATATTGATGTCAAACACCTCACATTTTATTATGACGATGAACCCGTCCTAGAAGACGTTTCTTATACAGTCAGTCCAGGAGAATTTGTCATATTAACTGGTGAAAATGGTGCGGCAAAATCAACATTAATCAGAAATACATTAGGGTTATTAAAACCTGATGAAGGAGAAGTCTACATCTCTCCTACCAATATAAATGGCGATAAATTAACAATTGGTTATATTCCCCAACAAATTGCTTCTTTCAATGCTGGATTTCCTAGTACTGTTTTAGAATTTGTTCAATCAGGCCGTTTTCAACGTGGAAAGTGGTTTAAACGATTAGATACTATTGACCATCAACATGTTGAAAAAGCACTGAACTCTGTCGGTATGTGGGATATGAGAAAAAAACGGATTGGTGATTTATCTGGTGGGCAAAAACAACGCGTCTGTTTAGCACGCGTATTTGCAACTGATCCTGATTTGTTTGTCTTAGATGAACCAACAACAGGTATGGATGAGTCATCTCGTAATGATTTTTATAAACTACTTCAACATAGTGTCAAAGAGCATAATAAAGCGATTTTAATGGTGACACATGATCATGAAGAAATCAAAGAATATATGGATCGACATATCCACCTTGTTAGAAAGGAGGAAACGGAATGGAGATGTTTTCATATGAGTTCATGA
- the ispE gene encoding 4-(cytidine 5'-diphospho)-2-C-methyl-D-erythritol kinase, with translation MEIIEKAPAKINLGLDVLFKRDDGYHELEMIMASVDLSDRLILKPISKDDIIIKTDNGFLPVDRKNNIYQAIDIMKKTYGFTQGVEVNLKKNLPVAAGLGGGSSDAAAAFRGVNRLFDLGATLEEMAELSVPIGTDIPYCLYGQTALVTGVGDCVKPLSHPMPQCWIVLVKPKISVSTPRVFSKIQVDSLSHPNIKAIYHAIENQDYQEMIQHLGNSLESYTMEVFPIVKYVKNKMLEFGADAAVMSGSGPTVLALCKKRSRAVHVANALKGFCDEVYLVRTLNR, from the coding sequence ATGGAAATCATCGAAAAAGCCCCGGCAAAAATAAATTTGGGACTTGATGTCCTATTTAAACGTGATGATGGGTATCATGAACTTGAAATGATTATGGCAAGTGTCGATTTATCTGACCGCTTAATTTTAAAACCTATTTCAAAAGATGATATCATTATCAAAACAGACAATGGCTTCCTACCAGTAGACCGTAAAAATAATATTTATCAAGCAATTGATATCATGAAAAAAACATATGGGTTCACTCAAGGTGTTGAAGTAAATTTAAAGAAAAACCTACCCGTTGCAGCTGGTTTAGGTGGAGGTAGCAGTGATGCTGCTGCTGCGTTTAGAGGGGTCAATCGCTTGTTTGATCTTGGTGCGACATTGGAAGAAATGGCAGAATTATCCGTTCCCATTGGCACAGATATTCCATATTGTCTTTATGGGCAAACAGCTCTTGTGACAGGCGTTGGTGATTGTGTGAAACCACTATCTCATCCAATGCCACAGTGTTGGATTGTTCTAGTCAAACCCAAAATCAGTGTATCCACTCCTCGCGTGTTTTCAAAAATACAAGTTGACTCACTTTCGCATCCAAATATAAAAGCTATATATCATGCAATAGAAAACCAAGATTACCAAGAAATGATTCAACATTTGGGGAATTCTCTAGAATCTTACACGATGGAAGTTTTTCCTATTGTTAAATATGTTAAAAATAAAATGCTAGAATTCGGAGCAGATGCAGCCGTCATGAGCGGCAGCGGTCCTACCGTTCTTGCGCTTTGTAAAAAACGTTCACGAGCTGTCCATGTGGCAAATGCTTTAAAAGGATTTTGTGATGAAGTGTATTTAGTTAGGACATTAAACAGATAA
- a CDS encoding PotD/PotF family extracellular solute-binding protein: MKKLNALFSGILLIIVLLAVTSFNLEKNNGASGGRVLTIYNWGDYIDPSLIKRFEKEYNYKVIYETFDSNESMMTKIKQGGTAYDLTIPSEYMIQKMVKQDMLIPLDHSKIKGLENIDSRFLNIPFDPKNKFSIPYFWGTLGIIYNDEFVKEGQIKHWDDLWNPSLKNNVMLIDGAREVMGLALNSDGHSLNSKNDKQLDNASKKLDGLSSNVKAIVADEIKMYMINGESAAAVTFSGEAASMLEENEHLHYVIPEEGSNLWFDNFVIPKTAKNIDGAYDFINFMLKPDVAAQNAEYIGYSTPNKKALKILPKEITSDPQFYPSDKIIEHLEVYEDLGQTYLERYNDLFLKFKMYR, encoded by the coding sequence ATGAAGAAACTCAATGCTCTTTTTTCAGGTATTCTTCTTATCATTGTCCTTCTAGCTGTTACTTCTTTTAATCTTGAAAAAAACAATGGTGCCTCTGGTGGTCGTGTATTAACTATCTATAATTGGGGAGATTACATTGACCCTTCGCTAATCAAACGATTTGAAAAAGAATATAACTATAAAGTCATTTACGAAACCTTTGATTCGAACGAAAGCATGATGACCAAAATCAAACAAGGTGGAACAGCCTATGATTTAACCATTCCCAGTGAATACATGATTCAAAAAATGGTGAAACAAGATATGCTCATTCCGCTTGATCATTCTAAAATCAAAGGACTAGAAAACATAGATAGTCGTTTTTTAAATATTCCATTTGACCCTAAAAACAAATTTTCTATCCCCTATTTTTGGGGAACATTGGGAATTATATACAATGATGAATTCGTTAAAGAGGGTCAGATTAAACATTGGGATGATTTATGGAATCCCTCACTAAAAAATAATGTGATGTTAATTGACGGAGCTAGAGAAGTCATGGGATTGGCTTTAAATAGTGACGGGCATTCATTAAATAGTAAAAATGATAAACAACTAGATAATGCTTCAAAAAAATTAGATGGACTAAGTTCCAACGTCAAAGCGATTGTAGCTGATGAAATCAAAATGTACATGATAAATGGTGAAAGTGCTGCTGCGGTCACATTTTCTGGTGAAGCTGCTAGTATGCTAGAAGAAAATGAGCACTTGCATTATGTGATTCCAGAAGAAGGCTCTAATCTTTGGTTTGATAATTTTGTGATCCCAAAAACAGCAAAAAATATTGATGGTGCGTATGATTTTATTAACTTTATGTTAAAACCAGATGTCGCTGCTCAAAATGCCGAATACATTGGTTACTCTACGCCAAATAAAAAAGCGTTAAAAATATTACCTAAAGAAATTACAAGTGACCCACAGTTTTACCCAAGTGACAAAATTATCGAGCACTTAGAAGTGTATGAGGATTTAGGACAAACCTATTTAGAACGCTATAATGATCTATTCTTAAAATTTAAAATGTATCGTTAA
- a CDS encoding ABC transporter permease, with product MSNHKFNWSHLYLILVFIILYAPIFYLIYYSFNAGGTMTSFTGFTLEHYRAVFEDTRLIGIVIDTFLLAFLSALIATIIGTFGAMGIHYTKQRGVRNTLLSLNNILMVSPDVIIGASFLILFTFLGTWFGFQLGFMSVLLSHIAFSIPIVVLMVLPKMQEMNPSLIDAARDLGANNWQVLRQIILPYLTPGIIAGYFMAFTYSLDDFAVTFFVTGNGFSTLSVEIYSRARQGISLEINALSALLFLFSILLVTGYYFISKDNKPKYKKKKTQKIGGK from the coding sequence ATGAGCAACCATAAATTTAATTGGAGCCATCTCTATTTGATTTTAGTTTTCATTATTCTGTACGCACCTATCTTTTATCTAATTTATTATTCATTCAACGCCGGTGGAACGATGACATCATTTACCGGATTTACGTTAGAACATTACCGAGCTGTCTTTGAAGACACCAGGTTAATTGGCATTGTGATAGACACGTTCTTACTAGCTTTTCTATCTGCTTTAATCGCTACTATTATTGGAACGTTTGGTGCAATGGGGATTCACTACACCAAACAACGTGGCGTACGAAATACATTACTAAGTTTAAACAATATTTTAATGGTGTCTCCTGATGTTATTATTGGGGCAAGTTTTTTAATCCTATTTACTTTTCTAGGGACTTGGTTTGGGTTTCAATTAGGTTTTATGTCTGTACTACTCTCTCATATTGCTTTTAGTATCCCGATTGTCGTTTTAATGGTCTTGCCAAAAATGCAAGAGATGAATCCATCACTTATTGATGCTGCACGAGATTTAGGAGCAAACAACTGGCAGGTACTAAGACAAATTATTTTACCTTATTTAACACCAGGAATTATTGCCGGATATTTTATGGCATTTACCTATTCATTAGATGATTTTGCTGTGACGTTTTTTGTAACAGGGAATGGATTTAGTACTTTATCTGTTGAAATCTATTCTCGTGCTAGACAAGGAATTAGTTTAGAAATCAACGCTCTTAGTGCTCTACTCTTCCTATTTTCTATTTTGTTAGTGACTGGGTATTACTTTATCAGTAAAGACAATAAACCAAAATACAAAAAGAAAAAAACACAAAAAATAGGAGGTAAATAA
- a CDS encoding ABC transporter permease — MTQSKRFYTIPYFLWIALFVIAPVILIIYQSFFDINGQFTLSNYQQYLTSKTYLSMTFNSLFYALLITLFTLVISYPTAYFLTKLKHKQLWLMLIILPTWINLLLKAYAFIGIFSIHGGINNFLDTVGIGTQQLLFTNFSFLTVATYIEIPFMILPIFNALEEINPSLVFASRDLGASNFETFRRVIFPLSLNGVKSGVQAVFIPSLSLFMLTRLIGGNRVITLGTAIEQHFLVTQNWGMGSTIGVVLIIAMFIIMMLTGEKKKKGAKKK; from the coding sequence GTGACACAATCAAAACGATTCTATACTATTCCCTATTTTTTATGGATAGCTCTATTTGTTATTGCACCAGTAATTTTAATTATTTATCAATCATTTTTTGATATTAATGGGCAATTTACTTTAAGTAATTACCAACAATATTTAACAAGTAAAACTTACTTGAGTATGACCTTTAACTCATTATTCTACGCTCTACTTATTACCTTATTTACACTAGTGATTAGCTATCCAACAGCTTATTTTTTAACAAAATTAAAACACAAACAACTGTGGCTCATGTTAATTATCTTGCCCACTTGGATTAACTTGTTGTTAAAAGCTTATGCGTTTATTGGGATTTTTAGTATCCATGGTGGAATCAATAATTTTCTAGATACTGTTGGTATTGGGACGCAACAACTTCTTTTTACAAATTTTAGTTTTTTAACCGTTGCGACCTATATTGAAATCCCATTTATGATTTTACCTATTTTTAATGCCTTAGAAGAAATTAACCCTTCTCTTGTGTTTGCCAGTCGTGATTTAGGCGCGAGTAATTTTGAAACATTTAGACGTGTCATCTTCCCACTATCTTTAAATGGCGTAAAAAGTGGTGTGCAAGCCGTATTCATCCCATCACTTAGTCTATTTATGCTAACTCGCTTAATTGGGGGAAATCGTGTGATAACACTTGGAACGGCCATCGAACAACATTTCCTTGTCACACAAAACTGGGGGATGGGCTCAACTATTGGTGTCGTTCTGATTATCGCGATGTTTATCATTATGATGCTAACCGGCGAGAAGAAAAAGAAAGGAGCGAAGAAAAAATGA
- a CDS encoding ABC transporter ATP-binding protein, with amino-acid sequence MSHTIIEFKDVVKEYDDTTVLKKVSFEIEQGKFYTLLGPSGCGKTTILRLIAGFSEPTSGEILFDGKVINKVPANKRKVNTVFQDYALFPHMDVYENVAFGLKIKKLPKEQIDVKVREALRLVQLSGLEERQISEMSGGQRQRVAIARALVNEPEILLLDEPLSALDLKLRTAMQSELRELQKRLGITFIFVTHDQEEALAMSDEIFVMHDGKIEQSGSPSDIYDEPINRFVADFIGESNIVKGVMIEDNLVEFVGKQFECVDSGMRENEPVDVVMRPEDISLVPVEQGKLKATVDTLLFRGVHYEIFCIDSEGNEWVVHSTKKPLEGQAVGLFFEPEDIHVMRFNESEEDFDARLESYDD; translated from the coding sequence ATGAGTCACACAATTATTGAATTTAAAGATGTCGTGAAAGAATACGACGACACCACTGTATTAAAAAAAGTGAGTTTTGAAATCGAACAAGGAAAATTTTATACCTTATTAGGTCCATCAGGATGTGGCAAAACAACGATTTTACGTTTGATTGCTGGTTTTAGCGAACCAACATCTGGAGAAATTTTATTTGATGGAAAAGTGATTAATAAAGTTCCTGCAAACAAACGTAAAGTAAATACTGTATTCCAAGATTATGCTCTTTTTCCTCATATGGATGTTTATGAAAATGTGGCATTTGGGTTAAAAATCAAAAAATTACCCAAAGAACAAATTGATGTAAAAGTACGTGAAGCTCTACGTTTGGTTCAGTTATCTGGTTTAGAAGAAAGACAAATCAGTGAGATGTCTGGTGGGCAAAGACAACGTGTGGCAATCGCTCGTGCGCTTGTAAATGAACCTGAAATTTTACTATTGGATGAACCTTTATCTGCTCTTGACTTAAAATTGCGAACAGCCATGCAATCAGAGTTACGTGAACTACAAAAGCGGTTAGGCATTACCTTTATTTTTGTTACTCATGATCAAGAAGAAGCTTTAGCTATGAGTGATGAAATTTTTGTTATGCATGATGGGAAAATCGAACAAAGTGGCTCTCCTTCTGATATTTATGATGAACCGATTAACCGTTTTGTAGCGGATTTTATTGGAGAAAGCAATATTGTAAAAGGGGTTATGATTGAGGATAACTTAGTTGAATTTGTCGGAAAACAATTTGAATGTGTCGACAGTGGTATGAGGGAAAATGAGCCCGTTGATGTAGTAATGCGTCCTGAAGATATTTCCCTAGTACCTGTCGAACAAGGAAAATTAAAAGCGACAGTTGATACCTTATTATTCAGAGGGGTTCATTATGAAATTTTCTGTATTGATTCTGAAGGAAATGAATGGGTGGTGCATTCAACTAAGAAGCCACTTGAAGGACAAGCAGTTGGTTTATTTTTTGAACCAGAAGACATTCATGTCATGCGTTTTAATGAATCAGAAGAAGATTTTGATGCCAGATTAGAAAGTTATGACGACTAA
- a CDS encoding helix-turn-helix domain-containing protein, producing MLIGKKIKNLRIQKNLTQEELGERTDLTKGYISQLERDLSSPSLETFFSILEVLGVSPKQFFDEKHQKQQVVYPKEDQTIHLDEDKGYEINWLVSDSNENEMEPILLTLEKKGEYKEFEPSQSETFGYVLQGKIYVTIGEDTYIASKGESIYYQALNQHQISNAHDGVSKLLIVATNSYL from the coding sequence ATACTTATCGGGAAAAAAATTAAAAACTTACGAATACAAAAAAATTTAACACAAGAAGAATTAGGAGAACGAACAGATCTCACAAAAGGATACATTTCTCAATTAGAACGAGATTTAAGCTCCCCTTCTCTAGAGACATTTTTCTCCATTTTAGAAGTATTAGGTGTTTCTCCAAAACAATTTTTTGATGAAAAACATCAAAAACAACAAGTCGTCTATCCTAAAGAAGATCAAACCATTCACCTTGATGAAGATAAAGGATATGAAATAAATTGGTTAGTTTCTGACTCTAATGAAAATGAAATGGAACCTATATTATTAACTCTAGAAAAAAAAGGAGAATACAAAGAATTTGAACCATCACAATCCGAAACATTTGGTTATGTGTTACAAGGAAAAATCTATGTTACCATAGGTGAAGATACCTATATTGCTTCAAAAGGTGAAAGTATTTATTACCAAGCACTCAACCAGCACCAAATATCTAATGCTCACGATGGAGTTAGCAAACTCCTCATTGTTGCAACAAATTCTTATTTATAG
- a CDS encoding YhdH/YhfP family quinone oxidoreductase: MMDKTFKALIVSEKDDSIISSIEDWSVDRLSEGDTLVEVEYSAINYKDALATIKNGGVIRSYPMIPGIDFSGTIIETTHEGLSVGDRVVVTGQGTGVSHTGGFSEIARIPGEWIQVVPQDLDLKVAAFVGTAGITAAQAIHRLESVGLGENKESSILITGATGGVGSMAINLLKAKGFNNITALTRKKSTDYLDSLGVQHIISTEEILENTRPLQKQLFDYVIDTIGGATLEAILPKISYGGGISLCGNASGIKFSTTVLPFILRGVTMFGIDSVQLTTEEKSALWDTIKDSITKEMIDATIANEISLEDIVPVTKQLLEGTHSGRTIVKIK, encoded by the coding sequence ATGATGGATAAAACATTCAAAGCACTTATTGTTAGTGAAAAAGATGATAGCATTATCTCAAGTATAGAAGATTGGTCAGTTGACAGATTATCAGAAGGAGACACACTGGTTGAAGTTGAGTATTCAGCGATAAATTATAAAGATGCCTTAGCAACGATAAAAAATGGGGGAGTTATTCGGTCATATCCTATGATTCCTGGTATCGATTTTTCAGGAACTATTATAGAAACAACTCACGAAGGATTATCTGTTGGCGATAGAGTAGTTGTAACTGGTCAAGGGACAGGGGTAAGTCACACAGGAGGTTTTAGTGAAATAGCACGTATTCCAGGTGAATGGATTCAAGTTGTGCCACAAGATTTAGATTTAAAAGTAGCTGCGTTTGTTGGGACAGCTGGAATAACAGCCGCTCAAGCGATTCATCGTCTAGAATCTGTTGGTTTAGGTGAAAACAAAGAGTCCAGTATTTTAATAACCGGAGCAACAGGTGGAGTTGGAAGTATGGCGATTAATTTATTAAAAGCTAAAGGATTTAACAATATCACCGCATTAACACGCAAAAAATCGACGGATTATTTGGATTCTTTAGGCGTACAACATATTATTAGTACCGAAGAAATACTTGAAAATACTCGTCCATTACAAAAACAATTATTTGATTATGTCATTGATACGATTGGTGGGGCAACACTAGAAGCAATACTACCTAAAATTTCATACGGTGGGGGAATTTCTCTATGTGGAAATGCAAGCGGTATTAAATTTAGCACGACAGTTTTACCGTTTATCTTACGCGGTGTAACGATGTTTGGAATTGATTCAGTTCAATTAACAACAGAAGAAAAATCTGCGTTATGGGATACAATTAAAGACAGTATCACAAAAGAGATGATTGACGCGACTATAGCTAATGAAATCTCGTTAGAGGATATCGTTCCAGTGACGAAACAATTATTAGAAGGAACGCATTCAGGAAGAACGATTGTTAAAATTAAATAA
- a CDS encoding M20 family metallopeptidase — translation MYKQIEELINQKQHTYFQTSDKIWDIAETKFHEKESADVLINVLKEEGFSIETNIGEIDTAFVASFGNEGPVIGFLGEYDALPSMSQKAGSTQKEANPDTENTNGHGCGHNLLGTASLAAAIATKDYITEHNIPAQIKYFGCPAEEGGSGKTFMARAGAFDGLDMAICWHPGTDNAIWGVKTLANIQAAFEFKGKSAHAANAPDMGRSALDACELMNVGGNYLREHVTPEARYHYAYMDAGGVAPSVVQDHAKLLYLIRAPKGSQAKEIYDRLCKIAEGAALMTETEVTVHFDKACSNYIPNVVYSRIMGDVMMHYGGPEFDEEDQVFAKAIHDTLTEEEKQFRMIPPATPVEQKVLKENVGKVLADYVYPFNEVLTNVTLPGSSDVGDVSWIVPTVQCIVATEVQNTAMHTWQWVTNGKSGIAKKGMIQAAKIMAATAVKVLEEPEYIDQAKAELKNITDVTPYVNPIPADVKPNSLAF, via the coding sequence ATGTATAAACAAATTGAAGAATTAATTAATCAAAAACAACACACTTATTTCCAAACAAGCGATAAAATTTGGGATATTGCCGAAACAAAATTCCATGAAAAAGAATCAGCAGACGTGTTGATTAATGTATTAAAAGAAGAAGGATTTAGCATAGAAACAAATATTGGAGAGATTGACACAGCATTTGTTGCAAGTTTTGGAAATGAAGGTCCTGTTATTGGATTTTTAGGGGAATATGATGCACTACCTAGCATGTCTCAAAAAGCAGGTTCCACACAAAAAGAAGCAAATCCGGATACAGAAAACACAAATGGACATGGCTGTGGACATAATTTACTTGGTACAGCTTCACTTGCTGCTGCAATTGCAACAAAAGATTATATTACAGAGCACAATATCCCTGCGCAAATTAAATATTTTGGTTGTCCTGCTGAAGAAGGTGGATCTGGAAAAACATTCATGGCAAGAGCTGGTGCTTTTGATGGATTAGATATGGCGATTTGTTGGCATCCAGGAACAGATAATGCCATTTGGGGTGTAAAAACACTAGCTAATATCCAAGCAGCTTTTGAGTTTAAAGGAAAATCAGCTCATGCTGCAAATGCTCCAGACATGGGACGTAGTGCACTTGATGCTTGTGAGTTGATGAATGTCGGTGGAAATTACCTTCGTGAACATGTGACACCAGAAGCAAGATATCACTATGCGTATATGGATGCTGGTGGTGTAGCTCCTAGTGTTGTCCAAGATCATGCGAAACTTTTATATTTAATTCGTGCACCAAAAGGAAGCCAAGCAAAAGAAATTTATGATCGTTTATGTAAAATTGCAGAAGGCGCGGCTCTTATGACTGAAACAGAAGTAACCGTACATTTCGACAAAGCTTGTTCAAACTATATTCCAAACGTTGTGTACTCTCGCATTATGGGAGACGTGATGATGCATTATGGTGGACCGGAATTTGATGAGGAAGATCAAGTATTTGCTAAAGCAATTCATGACACATTAACTGAAGAAGAAAAACAATTTAGAATGATTCCACCTGCTACACCTGTTGAACAAAAAGTCTTAAAAGAAAATGTGGGTAAAGTATTAGCTGACTATGTTTACCCATTCAATGAGGTATTAACTAACGTTACTCTCCCTGGTTCATCTGATGTGGGGGATGTCAGTTGGATTGTCCCAACTGTTCAATGTATCGTTGCAACAGAAGTTCAAAATACCGCCATGCATACATGGCAATGGGTTACAAACGGAAAAAGTGGTATTGCTAAAAAAGGAATGATTCAAGCAGCTAAAATCATGGCAGCAACAGCTGTTAAAGTGCTTGAAGAACCTGAATATATTGATCAAGCGAAGGCTGAGCTAAAAAATATAACAGATGTAACGCCTTACGTGAATCCAATTCCAGCAGACGTAAAACCAAATAGTTTAGCTTTCTAA
- a CDS encoding anaerobic C4-dicarboxylate transporter family protein, translated as MALLLIEIAIMIATIIYGLMKGGALGSGVSAIVALFIMLFIFKLPPSSPPVTAVLIIMSIGIASGALQASGGMDYMIRVATKIIQRFPKAITIVAPLVCFLFVFGMGTAMIALSLEPIISETALKSKVNPKGALISSVLASNMALLCSPASSSTAYVVTLLAAYGISLGTYLSIALPATLLSIIILSILLTIVNKKLPFDESILEDIIIENEEKELSPAAKKSTLVFLLCVLAIIILGLFPSLLPEYNVDGKPIKIATADLVQMFMYLSAAINIMLFKVKSKDILHAPATANALGATLIVLGLGWVGSTIFGAPKNQAVLVSSVGQILADYPWVIIFICAFVAMIIGAQTAVAAIIFPLALTLGISPMLLIIIVQCLNVNFVIPAQPTLLLAVELDRTGRTKVFSFIIPGIIITALSIALSYGITLFM; from the coding sequence ATGGCTTTATTATTAATTGAAATTGCTATCATGATAGCAACTATTATTTATGGTTTGATGAAAGGTGGTGCATTAGGTTCTGGTGTTTCTGCAATTGTTGCCCTATTTATCATGCTGTTTATTTTTAAACTTCCACCATCTTCTCCACCTGTTACAGCTGTTCTTATTATTATGTCAATTGGCATTGCTAGTGGAGCATTACAAGCATCTGGTGGAATGGACTACATGATTCGCGTTGCCACTAAAATTATCCAACGTTTCCCGAAAGCGATTACAATAGTTGCACCTCTTGTTTGTTTCTTGTTTGTTTTCGGTATGGGAACAGCAATGATTGCACTATCTCTTGAGCCAATTATTTCAGAAACTGCTTTAAAATCTAAAGTCAATCCAAAAGGTGCTTTAATATCATCTGTTTTGGCCTCAAACATGGCATTACTTTGTAGTCCAGCATCATCATCCACTGCTTATGTCGTAACATTATTAGCTGCATATGGTATATCTTTAGGTACCTATTTGTCCATTGCACTACCTGCTACATTATTATCCATTATTATTTTAAGTATATTACTTACTATTGTTAATAAAAAATTGCCGTTTGATGAATCAATTCTAGAAGATATAATTATTGAAAATGAAGAAAAAGAGTTAAGTCCTGCCGCAAAAAAATCTACATTAGTATTCTTACTCTGTGTTTTAGCCATTATTATTTTGGGACTATTTCCCAGTCTCTTACCAGAGTATAATGTAGATGGAAAACCAATAAAAATTGCAACTGCTGACTTAGTTCAGATGTTTATGTATTTGTCTGCTGCAATCAATATCATGCTCTTTAAAGTGAAATCAAAAGATATTTTACATGCTCCAGCTACTGCTAACGCTTTAGGAGCAACCTTAATTGTATTAGGTCTTGGATGGGTTGGTTCAACTATCTTTGGCGCTCCAAAAAATCAAGCTGTTTTAGTGTCAAGTGTCGGACAGATACTAGCTGACTATCCTTGGGTTATTATCTTTATCTGTGCGTTTGTTGCGATGATTATTGGGGCTCAAACGGCCGTTGCAGCAATTATTTTCCCATTAGCACTGACACTAGGGATATCACCAATGTTACTTATTATTATTGTTCAGTGTCTAAATGTTAACTTTGTGATTCCAGCACAACCGACGTTGTTACTTGCAGTTGAATTAGATAGAACTGGGCGGACTAAGGTCTTTAGTTTCATCATACCAGGAATAATTATAACCGCACTTTCTATTGCTCTATCTTATGGTATCACACTATTTATGTAA